One genomic window of Xanthobacter dioxanivorans includes the following:
- a CDS encoding methylmalonyl-CoA mutase family protein — protein sequence MDQPDLAGASAQALEDLDGGASGLSLVFAPSPHAHGFGLPDGADLGVVLKDILLDLIETRLESGAFQGREDALAFADHAEARGFDPKGLSVSFGLDPLGDFAAAGTLPMAWPLLAKRFAESSAILAARGFSGPFARADGAIYHAAGASDAQELAGVLATAVAYLKAYAEAGIPLSDAAPRIEAALVADVNQIATVAKFRAIRLLWSAVQRECGIEAAPLKVHATTAWRSLTRRDPYVNLLRNTVAAFAAGVGGADSVTVLPFTQALGLPDAFARRLARNTQVMLMEESNVHRVADPGAGAGAVEAHTDGLAEKAWDLFRTIDKRGGMADVLEDRWLKAEIAEVKARRDKDVASRKAPITGTSEFPILVQQAPEVLAPLAPASPAADGALAPHRIAEPFEILRDKAEAAAKAPSVFLAALGPVAAFTARASFAKNFFEAGGICATVPDGFADLDALLAAFGASGTPFACLVSSDEVYGTEAASTASALKAAGAGAVWLAGKPAELEAALTAAGVTGFVFAGCDALETLARAQAAAGLG from the coding sequence GTGGACCAGCCGGACCTCGCCGGCGCCAGCGCGCAGGCGCTGGAGGACCTGGACGGCGGCGCCTCCGGCCTGTCCCTGGTCTTCGCCCCTTCCCCCCACGCCCACGGCTTCGGCCTGCCGGACGGCGCCGACCTCGGCGTGGTGCTGAAGGACATTCTCCTCGACCTCATCGAGACCCGGCTGGAAAGCGGCGCCTTCCAGGGCCGCGAGGACGCCCTCGCCTTCGCCGACCATGCGGAAGCCCGCGGCTTCGATCCCAAGGGCCTGTCCGTCTCCTTCGGCCTCGACCCGCTGGGCGACTTCGCCGCCGCCGGCACCCTGCCCATGGCGTGGCCGCTTCTGGCCAAGCGCTTCGCGGAAAGCTCGGCCATCCTCGCCGCGCGCGGCTTTTCCGGCCCGTTCGCCCGGGCGGACGGCGCCATCTATCACGCCGCGGGCGCCTCGGACGCGCAGGAGCTGGCGGGCGTGCTCGCCACCGCCGTCGCCTATCTGAAGGCCTATGCCGAGGCCGGCATCCCCCTGTCCGATGCGGCGCCGCGCATCGAGGCGGCCCTGGTGGCGGACGTGAACCAGATCGCCACCGTCGCCAAGTTCCGCGCCATCCGCCTGCTGTGGAGCGCGGTGCAGCGCGAGTGCGGCATCGAGGCCGCCCCCCTCAAGGTGCACGCCACCACCGCCTGGCGCTCGCTCACCCGCCGCGATCCTTATGTGAACCTGCTGCGCAACACGGTGGCAGCCTTCGCCGCTGGCGTCGGCGGCGCGGACAGCGTCACCGTCCTGCCCTTCACCCAGGCGCTGGGGCTGCCGGATGCCTTCGCCCGCCGCCTCGCCCGCAACACGCAGGTGATGCTGATGGAGGAGAGCAACGTCCACCGCGTGGCCGACCCCGGCGCCGGCGCCGGCGCGGTGGAGGCGCACACGGACGGCCTCGCGGAGAAGGCCTGGGACCTGTTCCGCACCATCGACAAGCGCGGCGGCATGGCCGACGTGCTGGAGGACCGCTGGCTCAAGGCCGAGATCGCCGAGGTGAAGGCGAGGCGCGACAAGGACGTGGCCAGCCGCAAGGCGCCGATCACCGGCACCTCCGAATTCCCCATCCTGGTGCAGCAGGCGCCCGAGGTGCTGGCGCCCCTCGCCCCCGCGTCCCCGGCGGCGGACGGGGCGCTCGCCCCCCACCGCATCGCCGAACCCTTCGAGATCCTGCGCGACAAGGCCGAGGCGGCGGCGAAGGCCCCGTCCGTCTTCCTCGCCGCGCTGGGGCCGGTGGCAGCCTTCACCGCGCGGGCGTCCTTCGCCAAGAACTTCTTCGAGGCCGGCGGCATCTGCGCCACCGTGCCGGACGGCTTCGCCGACCTCGACGCCCTCCTCGCCGCCTTCGGGGCGTCGGGAACGCCCTTCGCCTGCCTCGTCTCGTCGGACGAGGTCTATGGCACGGAAGCTGCTTCTACTGCCTCGGCGCTGAAGGCCGCGGGCGCCGGCGCGGTCTGGCTTGCCGGCAAGCCGGCGGAGCTGGAAGCGGCGCTGACGGCGGCCGGGGTGACCGGCTTCGTCTTCGCCGGCTGCGACGCGCTGGAGACTCTGGCGCGGGCGCAGGCGGCGGCCGGGCTGGGCTGA
- a CDS encoding SAM-dependent methyltransferase, with protein sequence MRLLSHLLNRFVEKGQLTVLTADGQRHVFGSGQDGPSVTVRMHDKKLERDLFFNPELVAAEAYMDGRLSFEDGAGAFELLMLFSVNRKGLGAHPVQQALRKAWRSVRRFQQANPVAKAKENVSSHYDHPAAFYRLWLDETMAYSCAYFREPDEPLADAQRNKFRHIAAKLNISPGMRVAEIGSGWGGLAIYMAKECGAHVTAINVSPEQLAESRRLAEAAGVADRIDFREVDYRNLEGKFDRVVSIGMMEHVGVSHFDDYFTTVRNLLAEGGFALVHAIGRMSPPGTTAPFIRKYIFPGGYVPALSEVFASTERTHLWVDDCEVLRLHYYWTIRAWRRNFMARRAEVDAMMGERFGRMWEFYLAAVELGFLHGSNMVFQLLLSEKRDDVPVIRDYMIDGERALAARERR encoded by the coding sequence ATGCGCCTCCTCTCCCACCTCCTGAACCGCTTCGTGGAGAAGGGCCAGCTCACGGTCCTCACCGCCGACGGGCAGCGCCATGTGTTCGGCTCGGGCCAGGACGGGCCGTCCGTGACCGTGCGCATGCACGACAAGAAGCTGGAGCGGGATCTGTTCTTCAATCCGGAGCTGGTGGCCGCCGAAGCCTATATGGACGGCCGCCTCTCGTTCGAGGACGGGGCCGGGGCGTTCGAGCTGCTGATGCTGTTCTCGGTGAACCGCAAGGGCCTCGGCGCGCATCCGGTGCAGCAGGCGCTGCGCAAGGCGTGGCGTTCGGTGCGGCGGTTCCAGCAGGCGAACCCGGTGGCCAAGGCGAAGGAGAACGTCTCCTCCCACTACGACCACCCGGCCGCCTTCTACCGGCTGTGGCTGGACGAGACCATGGCCTACAGCTGCGCCTATTTCCGCGAGCCGGACGAGCCGCTGGCCGACGCCCAGCGCAACAAGTTCCGCCACATCGCCGCCAAGCTGAACATCTCCCCCGGCATGCGGGTGGCGGAGATCGGATCCGGCTGGGGTGGCCTTGCCATCTACATGGCGAAGGAATGCGGGGCGCACGTCACCGCCATCAACGTCTCGCCCGAGCAGCTGGCCGAGAGCCGCCGCCTCGCCGAGGCCGCGGGCGTGGCGGACCGCATCGACTTCCGCGAGGTGGACTACCGCAACCTTGAGGGCAAGTTCGACCGGGTGGTCTCCATCGGCATGATGGAGCATGTGGGCGTCTCGCACTTCGACGATTACTTCACCACCGTCCGCAACCTGCTGGCCGAGGGCGGCTTCGCGCTGGTGCATGCCATCGGCCGCATGTCGCCCCCCGGCACCACGGCGCCCTTCATCCGCAAGTACATCTTCCCCGGCGGCTATGTCCCGGCCTTGTCCGAGGTGTTCGCCTCCACCGAGCGCACCCACCTGTGGGTGGACGACTGCGAGGTGCTGCGCCTGCACTATTACTGGACCATCCGTGCCTGGCGGCGGAACTTCATGGCGCGGCGCGCGGAAGTGGACGCCATGATGGGCGAGCGCTTCGGCCGCATGTGGGAATTCTACCTCGCCGCCGTGGAGCTGGGCTTCCTGCACGGCTCCAACATGGTGTTCCAGCTCCTCCTCTCCGAGAAGCGCGACGACGTGCCGGTCATCCGCGACTACATGATCGACGGCGAGCGGGCGCTCGCGGCCCGGGAGCGGCGGTGA
- a CDS encoding acetyl-CoA carboxylase biotin carboxylase subunit, whose amino-acid sequence MFTKILIANRGEIACRVIKTARKMGIKTVAVYSDADKDALHVEMADEAVHIGPPQAAQSYLIAEKIVEACKLTGAEAVHPGYGFLSERASFPALLAEHGIVFIGPNPHAIEAMGDKIESKKAAAAAKVSTVPGYLGVLENGTEAAKIADEIGYPVMIKASAGGGGKGMRIAYSRDEVQDGFDRAKSEAKSSFGDDRVFVEKFIVDPRHIEIQVLGDKHGNVVYLGERECSIQRRNQKVVEEAPSPLLDEATRKKMGEQAVALAKAVGYDSAGTVEFVAGQDKSFYFLEMNTRLQVEHPVTELITGIDLVEQMIRVAAGEPLTFTQEDVKLTGWAVESRIYAEDPYRNFLPSTGRLVRYRPPAEGKDGPITVRNDTGVYEGGEISIFYDPMIAKLVTHAPTRAMAIEAQADALDAFAIDGIGHNIPFLSALMSHPRWQEGKLSTGFIAEEYPDGFHARAPEGELVHTLSAVAAVIDNIQNARKRKISGQVSGVPVTFEKRRVVHLSGGHDTIVTSCEVEPVDGGYKVQVFGADGTAGHTHLLRSAWKPGEPVWAGTIDADQVAVQVRPIPNGAALAHRGIATQARVFTEREAELAALMPKKEAAGGGKELLCPMPGLVVSIAVVPGQEVKNGEILAIVEAMKMENVLRAERDGMIKAVHAKAGDSLAVDAVILEFA is encoded by the coding sequence ATGTTCACGAAGATCCTGATCGCGAACCGGGGTGAGATCGCCTGCCGCGTCATCAAGACGGCGCGCAAGATGGGCATCAAGACCGTCGCCGTCTATTCCGATGCCGACAAGGACGCCCTCCATGTGGAGATGGCCGACGAGGCGGTGCATATCGGCCCGCCCCAGGCGGCCCAGTCCTACCTGATCGCCGAGAAGATCGTGGAGGCCTGCAAGCTCACGGGCGCCGAGGCGGTGCATCCCGGCTACGGCTTCCTGTCCGAGCGCGCCTCCTTCCCCGCGCTGCTGGCCGAGCATGGCATCGTCTTCATCGGTCCCAACCCCCATGCCATCGAGGCCATGGGCGACAAGATCGAGTCCAAGAAGGCGGCCGCCGCGGCCAAGGTCTCCACCGTGCCCGGCTATCTCGGCGTGCTGGAGAACGGCACCGAGGCGGCGAAGATCGCGGACGAGATCGGCTATCCGGTGATGATCAAGGCCTCCGCCGGCGGCGGCGGCAAGGGCATGCGCATCGCCTATTCCCGCGACGAGGTGCAGGACGGCTTCGACCGCGCCAAGTCCGAGGCCAAGTCCTCCTTCGGCGACGACCGCGTGTTCGTGGAGAAGTTCATCGTCGACCCGCGCCACATCGAGATCCAGGTGCTGGGCGACAAGCACGGCAACGTGGTTTATCTGGGCGAGCGCGAATGCTCCATCCAGCGCCGCAACCAGAAGGTGGTGGAGGAAGCCCCCTCGCCGCTCCTGGACGAGGCGACCCGCAAGAAGATGGGCGAGCAGGCCGTGGCCCTCGCCAAGGCGGTGGGCTACGACAGCGCCGGCACGGTGGAATTCGTCGCCGGCCAGGACAAGAGCTTCTACTTCCTGGAGATGAACACCCGCCTGCAGGTGGAGCATCCGGTCACCGAGCTGATCACCGGCATCGACCTCGTCGAGCAGATGATCCGGGTGGCGGCGGGCGAGCCCCTCACCTTCACCCAGGAGGATGTGAAGCTCACCGGCTGGGCGGTGGAAAGCCGCATCTATGCGGAAGATCCCTACCGCAACTTCCTGCCCTCCACCGGCCGCCTGGTGCGCTACCGCCCGCCGGCCGAGGGCAAGGACGGCCCCATCACCGTGCGCAACGACACCGGCGTGTATGAAGGCGGGGAAATCTCCATCTTCTACGATCCCATGATCGCCAAGCTCGTCACCCACGCGCCCACCCGCGCCATGGCCATCGAGGCCCAGGCGGATGCGCTCGACGCCTTCGCCATCGACGGCATCGGCCACAACATCCCGTTCCTCTCGGCGCTCATGTCCCATCCGCGCTGGCAGGAGGGCAAGCTCTCCACCGGCTTCATCGCCGAGGAATATCCCGACGGCTTCCACGCCCGCGCGCCGGAAGGCGAGCTGGTGCACACCCTCTCCGCCGTCGCGGCGGTGATCGACAACATCCAGAACGCCCGCAAGCGCAAGATCTCCGGCCAGGTCTCCGGCGTGCCGGTGACCTTCGAGAAGCGCCGGGTGGTGCATCTGTCCGGCGGCCACGACACCATCGTCACCTCCTGCGAGGTGGAGCCGGTGGATGGCGGCTACAAGGTGCAGGTCTTCGGCGCCGACGGCACGGCGGGCCACACCCACCTTTTGCGCTCCGCCTGGAAGCCGGGGGAGCCGGTGTGGGCGGGCACCATCGACGCCGACCAGGTGGCGGTGCAGGTGCGCCCCATCCCCAACGGCGCGGCGCTGGCCCATCGCGGCATCGCCACCCAGGCGCGGGTGTTCACCGAGCGCGAGGCGGAACTCGCCGCCCTCATGCCGAAGAAGGAAGCGGCCGGCGGCGGCAAGGAGCTGCTCTGCCCCATGCCGGGCCTCGTGGTCTCCATCGCCGTGGTGCCCGGCCAGGAAGTGAAGAACGGCGAGATCCTCGCCATCGTGGAAGCCATGAAGATGGAGAACGTGCTGCGCGCCGAGCGCGACGGCATGATCAAGGCGGTCCACGCCAAGGCCGGCGACAGCCTCGCCGTGGATGCGGTGATCCTGGAATTCGCGTGA
- a CDS encoding acyl-CoA carboxylase subunit beta, which yields MKDILEELESRRGIARLGGGVRRIEAQHARGKLTARERIELLLDRGSFEEYDTFVQHRCVDFGMADQKVPGDGVVTGWGTVNGRKVFVFAKDFTVFGGSLSEEHARKITKIQDMALKTRAPIIGLFDAGGARIQEGVAALGGYGEVFKRNVIASGVIPQISLIMGPCAGGDVYSPAMTDFIFMVRDTSYMFVTGPEVVKTVTNETVTSEELGGAKVHTSKSSVADGAYENDVEMLLQTRRLIDFLPANNLEGSPEWPSFDDPARIDESLDTLIPDNPNKPYDIKELILKVVDEGDFFEIQAAYARNMVTGFGRIEGRTVGFVANQPMVLAGVLDSDASRKAARFVRFCDAFEIPIVTFVDVPGFLPGTAQEYGGLIKHGAKLLFAYSQATVPLVTVITRKAFGGAYDVMASKHVGADVNYAWPTAQIAVMGAKGAVEIIFRADMGDPEKIAAQTKNYEERFLSPFVAAERGYVDEVIMPHSTRRRLARALAMLRTKKLEQPARKHDNMPV from the coding sequence ATGAAGGACATCCTCGAAGAGCTCGAGAGCCGGCGCGGCATCGCGCGCCTCGGCGGCGGCGTCCGCCGCATCGAGGCGCAGCACGCGCGCGGCAAGCTCACGGCCCGCGAGCGCATCGAGCTGCTCCTGGACCGCGGCTCCTTCGAGGAATATGACACCTTCGTCCAGCACCGCTGCGTGGACTTCGGCATGGCCGACCAGAAGGTCCCCGGCGACGGCGTGGTGACCGGGTGGGGCACCGTGAACGGCCGCAAGGTCTTCGTCTTCGCCAAGGACTTCACCGTGTTCGGCGGCTCCCTCTCCGAGGAGCACGCGCGCAAGATCACCAAGATCCAGGACATGGCGCTGAAGACCCGGGCGCCGATCATCGGCCTGTTCGACGCCGGCGGCGCGCGCATCCAGGAAGGTGTGGCGGCGCTCGGTGGTTACGGCGAAGTCTTCAAGCGGAATGTCATCGCCTCGGGGGTCATTCCGCAGATCTCGCTGATCATGGGGCCATGCGCCGGCGGCGACGTCTACTCCCCGGCCATGACCGATTTCATCTTCATGGTGCGCGACACGTCCTACATGTTCGTCACCGGCCCGGAGGTGGTGAAGACCGTCACCAACGAGACCGTCACTTCCGAGGAGCTGGGCGGCGCCAAGGTGCACACCTCCAAGTCCTCGGTGGCCGACGGCGCCTATGAGAACGACGTGGAGATGCTGCTGCAGACCCGGCGGCTCATCGACTTCCTGCCGGCCAACAACCTGGAGGGCTCGCCCGAGTGGCCCTCCTTCGACGATCCCGCGCGCATCGACGAGAGCCTCGACACCCTCATCCCGGACAACCCGAACAAGCCCTACGACATCAAGGAGCTGATCCTCAAGGTCGTGGACGAGGGCGACTTCTTCGAGATCCAGGCCGCCTATGCCCGCAACATGGTCACCGGCTTCGGCCGCATCGAGGGGCGCACGGTGGGCTTCGTCGCCAACCAGCCCATGGTGCTGGCCGGCGTGCTCGACAGCGACGCCTCCCGCAAGGCGGCCCGCTTCGTGCGCTTCTGCGACGCCTTCGAGATTCCGATCGTGACCTTCGTGGACGTGCCCGGCTTCCTGCCCGGCACCGCCCAGGAATATGGCGGCCTCATCAAGCACGGCGCCAAGCTGCTGTTCGCCTATTCGCAGGCCACCGTGCCGCTGGTCACCGTCATCACCCGCAAGGCCTTCGGCGGCGCCTATGACGTGATGGCCTCCAAGCACGTGGGCGCCGACGTGAACTATGCCTGGCCCACCGCGCAGATCGCGGTGATGGGCGCCAAGGGGGCGGTGGAGATCATCTTCCGCGCCGACATGGGCGACCCGGAGAAGATCGCCGCCCAGACCAAGAATTACGAGGAACGCTTCCTCTCGCCCTTCGTGGCGGCCGAGCGCGGCTATGTGGACGAGGTGATCATGCCCCACTCCACCCGCCGGCGCCTTGCCCGCGCGCTCGCCATGCTGCGCACCAAGAAGCTGGAGCAGCCCGCGCGCAAGCACGACAACATGCCGGTGTGA